In a genomic window of Gloeocapsopsis dulcis:
- a CDS encoding precorrin-2 C(20)-methyltransferase has translation MVNIGTLYGISVGPGDPELITLKGWRCLQQVPIVAFPAGVEGKPGYAQQIVAQWLQPQQVQLALTFPYVQEMTVLTAAWQTAAQQVWQYLSQGKDVAFACEGDVSFYSTFTYLAQTLQELQPTAIIKVIPGVCSPMAATAALGLPLTLRQERLVVLPALYTVKELEAVLDWADVVVLMKVSSVYEAVWQVLQQRNLLENSWIVERATLPQQKIYTNLRSHPKLKLLYFSLLIVQLRRSRNVVTQ, from the coding sequence ATGGTAAATATCGGTACTCTTTACGGCATTAGTGTAGGTCCAGGCGATCCTGAATTGATTACCTTAAAAGGTTGGCGGTGCTTGCAACAAGTGCCTATTGTCGCTTTTCCTGCTGGAGTTGAAGGTAAACCTGGTTATGCACAGCAAATTGTGGCACAGTGGCTGCAACCACAACAAGTGCAATTAGCATTAACTTTTCCTTATGTACAGGAGATGACAGTGCTAACAGCAGCGTGGCAAACTGCAGCGCAACAAGTTTGGCAATATCTTTCTCAAGGCAAAGATGTTGCTTTTGCGTGTGAAGGTGATGTCAGTTTTTACAGTACGTTTACCTACTTAGCTCAAACACTCCAAGAATTACAGCCGACGGCAATCATTAAAGTTATCCCTGGAGTTTGTTCGCCAATGGCAGCAACAGCAGCGTTAGGATTGCCACTGACACTGCGGCAAGAGCGACTTGTTGTCTTACCAGCGCTTTATACTGTGAAAGAATTGGAAGCAGTACTTGACTGGGCAGATGTTGTTGTCTTGATGAAAGTCAGTTCTGTTTACGAAGCAGTATGGCAAGTACTGCAGCAGCGCAATTTACTAGAAAATAGCTGGATTGTAGAACGCGCAACATTACCACAGCAAAAAATTTATACCAACTTGCGATCGCACCCAAAATTAAAGTTATTGTATTTTTCTCTCTTGATTGTGCAACTTAGGCGATCGCGCAACGTCGTGACACAATAG
- a CDS encoding cytochrome b N-terminal domain-containing protein: protein MKNLSYEFVLRRLATILSVAIISLSVMAAVTGVLLSFYYEPVAGRAYQSLNWIDTEIINGLLIHSIHDLAGNALIVTALIQIVVMFLGREFRLSWLTAWVSGILLALTGIGLSWTAIILDWSQVGYWRFRIELSTIEAIPVIGGSLRNILTGGGAVNTTTVAHLYTIHSYLLSVGAIALAIIHLWGLLQQEKEMKGNAIKAAAKAEQLQQSFSQTLS from the coding sequence ATGAAAAATCTCTCGTACGAATTCGTCCTGCGGCGACTCGCAACAATTCTATCAGTGGCAATTATTTCGTTAAGCGTTATGGCAGCAGTTACAGGAGTTTTGCTGTCTTTCTACTACGAACCAGTCGCAGGTAGAGCTTATCAGTCCTTAAACTGGATCGATACTGAGATTATCAATGGCTTACTAATTCACAGTATTCACGACCTTGCTGGTAATGCCCTAATTGTGACAGCACTCATTCAAATCGTCGTGATGTTCCTTGGTAGAGAGTTTCGTTTGAGCTGGCTGACTGCATGGGTCAGTGGTATTTTACTAGCTTTAACTGGAATTGGCTTAAGCTGGACTGCAATAATTCTCGACTGGAGTCAAGTAGGTTACTGGCGTTTTCGCATTGAGTTAAGCACCATTGAAGCAATTCCGGTGATTGGTGGGAGTTTACGTAATATTCTCACAGGTGGTGGAGCTGTCAACACAACAACTGTTGCTCACCTTTACACCATACACAGCTATCTTCTTTCTGTAGGAGCGATCGCGCTTGCCATCATTCATTTATGGGGTTTGCTCCAGCAAGAAAAAGAAATGAAAGGCAATGCTATCAAAGCTGCAGCGAAAGCCGAGCAATTACAACAATCCTTCTCGCAAACACTCTCCTGA
- a CDS encoding cation:proton antiporter has protein sequence MEASFELTLQMVIAVVAGIGAQVLAEYLKVPSIVFLLLFGILLGADGIGLLHPHSLGPGLEVIVALSTAVILFEGGFNLELRELGKVSGSLRNLVTLGTAITLVGAGMAAHWLSEFPWAIAFLYASLVVVTGPTVISPLLKLVKVERQVATLLEGEGVLIDPVGAILAVVILDTILNGETDPVRAISGLILRLGIGGGIGAIGGWLFGLMFKRAKFLSDELKNLVVLAGVWGLFTLAQLVRSESGLMATVVAGIVLRASAVPEERLLRRFKGQLTILGVSVLFILLSADLSLASILALGWGSLLTVLVLMFVIRPLNVWICTWNSDLNWRQKLFLCWIAPRGIVSASVASLFSIFLTERGINGGDSIKALVFLTIILTVVCQGLTAAWVASWLQITSTEATGAVIVGCNPLSVLIARLFKERGEPVVMIDTDPVAAQQAEAENIRVIVRSALDKGVLEEAELTSIGTFLAMTNNGEVNFVLAQRAAEEFNPPRVLAVFPRNPEANNAAGKPKVQQAFVSDLPLKTWNEYLKDGRVKLGTTTLTEQEFSFQQAHLQALMRAEEIVPLFLECEDRFLIAPATTEDWQPGDRIIYILHDPRPNLLKRLSGDRNATRLNVEKLSKVEEVPIPPL, from the coding sequence ATGGAAGCATCGTTTGAACTTACCTTGCAAATGGTTATTGCCGTAGTCGCAGGCATCGGCGCTCAGGTACTTGCAGAATACCTCAAAGTACCAAGCATCGTGTTTTTGCTGCTATTCGGCATTTTGCTGGGTGCTGATGGAATTGGGTTACTACATCCTCATTCGTTAGGTCCTGGCTTAGAAGTCATTGTTGCCCTCTCAACAGCAGTTATCTTGTTTGAGGGTGGCTTTAACCTAGAACTGCGAGAATTAGGTAAAGTTTCTGGGAGCCTACGTAATCTTGTGACGCTTGGTACTGCAATCACGCTTGTGGGGGCAGGAATGGCGGCTCACTGGTTGAGTGAGTTTCCGTGGGCGATCGCTTTTCTCTATGCTTCCTTGGTTGTTGTCACTGGACCGACAGTCATCAGTCCTCTACTCAAACTCGTCAAAGTCGAACGTCAAGTTGCCACGCTGTTAGAGGGAGAAGGAGTTTTAATTGACCCTGTAGGGGCGATCCTCGCCGTTGTGATTCTTGACACAATTCTAAATGGTGAAACAGACCCAGTTCGGGCTATTAGTGGCTTAATTCTCCGTCTAGGCATTGGTGGAGGTATTGGTGCAATCGGTGGTTGGTTATTCGGCTTAATGTTCAAACGTGCCAAGTTTCTGTCAGACGAACTAAAAAATCTAGTTGTTTTAGCTGGGGTCTGGGGATTATTTACACTAGCTCAACTAGTTCGTAGTGAATCAGGATTGATGGCAACAGTAGTAGCAGGTATTGTGCTACGAGCGTCAGCTGTACCAGAAGAAAGATTATTACGGCGATTTAAAGGACAGCTAACAATTCTAGGCGTGTCAGTGCTGTTTATTTTGCTATCAGCAGATTTATCGCTAGCTAGTATCTTGGCTTTGGGCTGGGGCAGCTTATTGACAGTTTTGGTATTAATGTTTGTGATTCGTCCTCTGAATGTATGGATATGTACTTGGAATAGTGACCTCAACTGGCGGCAAAAGTTGTTTTTATGCTGGATAGCACCACGAGGAATTGTTTCGGCATCAGTTGCTTCTTTGTTTTCAATTTTCTTAACAGAGCGAGGAATCAACGGTGGAGACTCGATTAAGGCACTCGTTTTCTTAACAATCATATTAACTGTCGTTTGTCAAGGACTAACTGCCGCCTGGGTTGCAAGTTGGTTACAGATTACTTCGACAGAGGCAACGGGAGCCGTAATTGTTGGTTGTAACCCTTTGAGTGTTTTGATTGCTCGTTTGTTTAAAGAACGTGGCGAGCCTGTTGTGATGATTGATACTGACCCAGTAGCAGCGCAACAAGCTGAAGCCGAAAATATTCGCGTGATAGTCCGTAGTGCTTTAGATAAAGGCGTGTTGGAAGAAGCAGAACTTACCTCAATTGGAACTTTTCTGGCAATGACAAACAATGGTGAGGTCAATTTTGTCTTGGCACAGCGGGCTGCTGAAGAGTTTAATCCTCCAAGAGTTTTAGCAGTCTTTCCACGTAACCCTGAAGCTAACAACGCTGCGGGTAAACCAAAGGTACAGCAAGCTTTTGTCTCTGACTTACCACTGAAAACCTGGAATGAATATCTCAAAGACGGACGAGTTAAGTTAGGTACAACAACACTAACTGAACAAGAGTTTTCTTTTCAACAAGCTCATCTACAAGCCCTAATGCGTGCTGAAGAGATCGTCCCCTTGTTTCTTGAGTGCGAAGATCGGTTTTTGATTGCACCAGCGACAACAGAAGACTGGCAACCAGGCGATCGCATTATTTACATCCTGCACGATCCCAGACCAAATCTCCTAAAACGTTTGTCGGGCGATCGTAATGCAACGCGATTGAACGTAGAAAAGCTTTCTAAAGTTGAAGAAGTCCCTATTCCACCACTTTAG
- a CDS encoding dihydrolipoyl dehydrogenase family protein, protein METADAIVIGSGQGGVPLAADLAKEGRNVVLFERDVLGGSCINYGCTPSKAFLAAAHAAGRARKADNLGIHTQVSVDFPAVMKRVRNIRDSFNQGTSKRLHDAGVKVVCAEASFTGDRTVTSKDVTIQAPLVVINTGTSSQIPNIPGLAETPYLTNRNFFDLQQLPPRLLVIGGGYIGLELGQGLSRLGSETHIIVRGDRILDREESDVSTTLAEAFQEEDIHIHFQVNVDQVAYDNDVFTLTLSNGEQLQGEALLVATGRKPNTATLNAAASGINLEKGYVKIDDHFQTTCAGVYAIGDVAKQPAFTHVSWEDYRRLKAILCDENRTRSDRVLGYAVYTEPQVGRVGMTLEQAQKQGINARAVTLPMSQIARAIEWGHDRGFYRMVVDQDTNKILGATLVGYETAELVHVFLSLMEAEATWQLLEQSVHIHPTYGEALPSLARLFLGENLPFCPNM, encoded by the coding sequence ATGGAAACCGCAGATGCGATCGTGATTGGTAGCGGACAAGGTGGAGTTCCTCTAGCTGCTGATTTGGCAAAGGAAGGGCGCAATGTTGTTTTATTTGAGCGCGATGTGTTGGGTGGCAGTTGTATCAATTATGGTTGCACTCCCTCTAAAGCATTTTTAGCCGCAGCCCATGCTGCAGGTCGTGCCCGTAAAGCTGATAATTTAGGCATTCATACTCAGGTTAGTGTTGATTTTCCTGCTGTGATGAAACGAGTACGCAATATTCGTGATAGCTTTAATCAGGGAACTAGTAAGCGATTGCACGATGCTGGAGTCAAGGTAGTGTGTGCAGAAGCATCATTTACAGGCGATCGCACTGTTACAAGCAAAGATGTCACCATCCAAGCACCACTGGTTGTTATTAATACAGGTACATCATCCCAAATCCCAAACATTCCTGGTTTAGCAGAAACCCCCTATCTCACCAATCGCAACTTTTTTGATTTACAGCAACTCCCACCACGGCTATTGGTTATTGGCGGTGGTTACATCGGTTTAGAGTTAGGGCAAGGGTTATCGCGATTGGGAAGTGAAACGCATATTATTGTAAGAGGCGATCGCATCTTAGATCGTGAGGAATCAGATGTCAGTACAACACTTGCTGAAGCATTTCAAGAAGAAGACATTCACATACATTTTCAGGTAAATGTTGACCAAGTTGCTTATGATAATGACGTGTTTACGTTAACACTGAGCAACGGCGAACAACTTCAAGGAGAGGCTTTATTAGTTGCTACGGGACGCAAACCAAATACGGCTACTCTCAATGCTGCGGCGAGTGGTATCAACTTAGAAAAAGGTTACGTCAAAATTGATGACCATTTTCAGACAACTTGTGCGGGAGTCTATGCGATTGGAGATGTTGCAAAACAACCTGCATTTACTCACGTCTCTTGGGAAGACTATCGCCGATTGAAGGCAATTTTATGCGATGAAAATCGAACTCGCAGCGATCGCGTACTTGGTTATGCAGTCTATACCGAACCCCAAGTAGGAAGGGTAGGAATGACGCTAGAACAAGCCCAGAAGCAGGGAATTAATGCGCGGGCTGTGACTTTACCAATGAGCCAAATTGCACGGGCAATTGAGTGGGGACACGATCGCGGCTTTTATCGCATGGTTGTCGATCAGGACACCAACAAGATTTTAGGAGCAACATTAGTAGGCTATGAGACTGCCGAGTTAGTCCACGTATTTTTATCATTAATGGAAGCAGAAGCGACTTGGCAATTACTCGAACAGTCGGTTCACATTCATCCTACATACGGTGAAGCGTTACCTAGCTTGGCGCGGCTATTTTTAGGAGAGAATTTACCGTTTTGCCCCAATATGTGA
- a CDS encoding RNA-guided endonuclease InsQ/TnpB family protein, with amino-acid sequence MITLEFKLKGRETQYRIVDEMIRTFQFVRNKCLRLWIDGRNVKLSEVNAEATKIRHNLEFPWAGKLESSAAQAASERAMSAIRRFYDNCKAKVPGKKGFPKFQKNNRSVEYKVAGWKLSSDRKRITFTDKFKAGTFKLVGSYDLNFYALKAIKRVRIVRRSDGYYCQFCIAVERNISIAPTGKCLGIDLGLSKFYTASDGSTVENPRHLRKAEKALKRAQRRVSSKFRTHKKQGEKVKQSNNYKKACRRLGKRHLTVQRRRKDFVVKTAKALLESSDFIAYEKLNVKNLVKNHKLSKSISDAAWTQFTGWIERYGMLYKRPVVAVLPQYTSSDCSGCGTRVKKSLSVRTHVCPKCSLVIDRDENAALNILVKGLNRAGMALNLSTPGHGGINASGQTNLCLLDENLSDKLTE; translated from the coding sequence ATGATAACTCTAGAATTCAAATTAAAAGGGAGAGAAACTCAATACCGAATCGTCGATGAGATGATTCGCACCTTTCAGTTTGTGCGGAACAAGTGCCTCCGTTTGTGGATAGATGGACGCAATGTCAAGTTATCTGAAGTTAATGCCGAAGCGACTAAAATTAGGCATAATTTAGAGTTTCCGTGGGCAGGCAAGCTAGAGTCTTCTGCGGCTCAAGCGGCATCAGAAAGGGCAATGTCTGCGATTCGTCGCTTTTACGACAACTGTAAAGCGAAAGTACCTGGCAAAAAAGGATTTCCAAAATTTCAAAAAAATAATCGTTCAGTTGAGTATAAAGTTGCTGGCTGGAAATTAAGCTCTGACAGAAAACGGATTACCTTTACCGATAAATTTAAGGCAGGGACGTTCAAATTAGTAGGAAGCTACGATTTAAACTTCTATGCTCTAAAAGCAATTAAACGAGTCAGGATTGTTCGTCGTAGTGATGGCTACTACTGCCAGTTTTGCATTGCTGTAGAACGAAACATCAGTATTGCACCTACAGGAAAATGTTTAGGAATTGATCTAGGTTTATCCAAGTTTTATACTGCCAGTGATGGGTCAACAGTTGAAAATCCTAGACACTTGAGAAAGGCTGAAAAAGCCTTAAAGAGGGCGCAACGTCGCGTGTCAAGTAAGTTTCGCACACATAAGAAACAGGGAGAAAAAGTTAAACAGTCAAATAATTACAAGAAAGCGTGTAGGCGGTTAGGTAAAAGACATTTAACAGTACAGCGCAGGCGTAAAGACTTTGTGGTTAAGACCGCGAAGGCGCTACTGGAATCTAGCGATTTCATTGCGTATGAGAAGTTAAATGTGAAAAATCTGGTCAAGAACCACAAATTATCGAAGTCAATATCGGATGCCGCTTGGACACAGTTTACTGGTTGGATAGAACGCTACGGGATGTTGTATAAACGTCCAGTTGTAGCAGTGCTGCCTCAATATACAAGTTCTGATTGTTCGGGGTGTGGAACTAGGGTAAAGAAGTCTTTGAGCGTCCGTACCCATGTTTGTCCTAAATGTAGTTTGGTTATCGACAGAGATGAAAATGCCGCCCTGAACATCCTAGTCAAAGGCTTAAATCGGGCAGGGATGGCATTGAATTTGAGTACCCCAGGGCATGGGGGAATTAACGCTTCAGGACAGACCAACCTCTGTCTGTTAGATGAGAATCTATCAGATAAGTTGACTGAATGA
- a CDS encoding S1C family serine protease translates to MKNLQLVAKDFENEGIQTSPATNPTADEQLLDAYSQAVISVVEKVSPAVVNIDVQRQVQSRRRNNQAFTQEVRGNGSGFVFARDGYILTNSHVVHDATKIEVTLADGRNFTAELIGDDPDTDLAVIRIDAPNLVAAKLGNSQSLRAGQLAIAIGNPYGFQTTVTTGVVSALGRSFRSRSGRLIDNIIQTDAALNPGNSGGPLVTSHGEVIGVNTAVIMSAQGICFAVPINTAKMIIGSLIRDGKVRRGYIGIGGQNVPLPRRVVLFHELSLESGVLVISTEDNSPAQKAGLQEGDVIVGINQQPIANIDDLHKLLTHDQVGVRSQLTILRRSQKLVVDIIPEESPASSK, encoded by the coding sequence ATGAAAAATCTGCAACTGGTAGCCAAGGATTTCGAGAATGAGGGGATACAAACCTCGCCAGCGACAAATCCTACGGCGGATGAACAGTTACTTGATGCCTATTCGCAAGCTGTCATCAGTGTCGTTGAAAAAGTTAGCCCCGCAGTTGTCAATATTGATGTCCAAAGACAAGTGCAATCGCGGCGCAGGAATAATCAAGCCTTCACTCAAGAAGTACGCGGTAACGGTTCAGGCTTTGTGTTCGCGAGAGATGGTTACATTCTCACGAATAGTCATGTCGTCCATGATGCAACTAAAATCGAGGTGACACTCGCGGATGGTCGCAATTTTACCGCCGAGTTAATTGGTGATGACCCTGATACCGATTTAGCAGTGATTAGAATTGATGCACCCAATCTTGTCGCTGCCAAATTAGGAAATTCGCAATCGTTACGCGCAGGTCAACTAGCGATCGCAATTGGCAATCCCTATGGTTTCCAAACTACCGTCACAACAGGTGTCGTGAGTGCTTTAGGGCGTTCGTTTCGTTCGCGTTCCGGTCGATTGATTGATAATATCATTCAAACTGATGCCGCTTTGAACCCTGGAAACTCTGGCGGACCACTTGTAACATCTCACGGTGAAGTCATCGGCGTCAATACAGCCGTAATTATGTCTGCCCAAGGTATCTGCTTTGCTGTACCAATTAATACTGCCAAGATGATTATCGGATCGCTGATTCGCGATGGCAAAGTTCGGCGTGGTTACATTGGCATCGGTGGGCAAAATGTACCACTACCCCGTCGCGTAGTTCTATTTCATGAATTATCCCTAGAAAGTGGTGTTTTGGTAATTTCTACTGAAGATAACAGCCCCGCACAAAAAGCAGGTTTGCAGGAAGGCGACGTGATTGTGGGAATAAATCAGCAACCAATCGCAAATATCGATGACTTGCATAAACTATTAACTCACGATCAAGTCGGAGTGCGATCGCAACTGACGATTCTCCGCCGTTCTCAAAAGCTAGTTGTGGATATTATTCCTGAAGAGTCACCAGCTAGTAGCAAGTGA
- a CDS encoding winged helix-turn-helix transcriptional regulator, with amino-acid sequence MVSHQENSVCDANCPSRQVLDLIANKWTAIIIYRLDKGTKRYSELQREIGGISQKMLTQTLRNLERDGIVSRKVYPVIPPMVEYSLTALGTTLIEPLSTLCRWAENHIPEVEAARSRYDGDR; translated from the coding sequence ATGGTAAGTCATCAGGAAAACAGCGTTTGTGATGCTAATTGTCCCTCACGGCAAGTTTTAGACCTCATTGCCAATAAGTGGACTGCAATTATTATTTACCGCCTTGACAAGGGAACAAAGCGATACAGCGAGTTACAAAGAGAAATTGGTGGGATCTCGCAAAAAATGCTAACGCAGACATTACGCAACTTAGAACGCGATGGAATTGTCAGTCGCAAAGTTTATCCTGTCATACCGCCAATGGTGGAATATTCGTTAACAGCTTTAGGTACAACGCTAATTGAACCCTTATCTACGCTGTGTCGTTGGGCAGAAAATCACATTCCTGAAGTCGAAGCGGCACGAAGTCGATATGATGGCGATCGCTAG
- a CDS encoding AraC family transcriptional regulator: MKLPQPVRIIDYRQVNAANALLPQSSILSSGCWSDIHLELYQQPKFEIAEHQHTMHVIACGLPCPFAEQEVSDSSGERWLDGKLSKETRNTGDIAIIPANISHRCNWNTSVQFMILAIEPVLLKQIGQDWVNPDCIELMPQFMSKQDALIQGIFLTLKDELESGRIGGQLLVDSLKTVLAIHLLRNYCATSPRLSSYSGALSPAKLVLVTDYINAHLHQNLTLTEIAAIAQMSPYHFLRLFKQSMGVTPHQYSCKAESIMPNIYCNTAN, encoded by the coding sequence ATGAAATTGCCACAACCCGTCAGAATTATTGACTATCGCCAAGTCAATGCGGCAAATGCACTGTTACCCCAATCATCGATTCTCTCAAGCGGCTGTTGGAGCGATATTCACTTGGAGCTTTATCAGCAGCCAAAATTTGAAATTGCTGAGCATCAACACACGATGCACGTTATTGCCTGTGGGCTACCCTGCCCCTTTGCAGAACAAGAGGTTTCTGATTCATCAGGAGAGCGATGGTTAGATGGAAAGCTGAGCAAAGAGACACGAAATACTGGAGACATTGCAATTATCCCTGCCAATATTTCCCACCGCTGTAATTGGAACACCTCAGTCCAGTTTATGATTTTAGCCATTGAGCCTGTACTTCTCAAACAGATCGGTCAAGATTGGGTAAATCCCGACTGCATTGAACTGATGCCTCAGTTTATGAGTAAGCAAGACGCACTGATACAAGGCATCTTTTTAACCTTAAAGGATGAATTAGAATCCGGCAGAATCGGCGGACAGTTATTGGTTGACAGCCTGAAAACAGTGTTGGCAATTCACCTATTGCGAAACTATTGCGCCACATCCCCAAGACTTTCTAGCTACTCAGGTGCTCTATCGCCAGCCAAGCTGGTTCTAGTAACAGACTATATCAATGCACATCTACATCAGAATTTGACACTGACAGAAATTGCGGCGATCGCTCAAATGAGTCCGTATCACTTTTTGCGGTTGTTTAAGCAAAGTATGGGTGTAACACCTCATCAATATTCTTGCAAAGCCGAATCAATAATGCCAAATATCTATTGCAACACAGCAAATTGA
- a CDS encoding helix-turn-helix transcriptional regulator: MQSRINNAKYLLQHSKLSIAEIAVRVGFCDQSHLTRCFKRMLGMTPKQFLQV; encoded by the coding sequence TTGCAAAGCCGAATCAATAATGCCAAATATCTATTGCAACACAGCAAATTGAGTATTGCAGAGATTGCTGTCAGGGTTGGTTTTTGCGATCAAAGTCATTTGACTCGATGTTTTAAGCGTATGCTTGGCATGACACCGAAACAATTCCTGCAAGTCTAG
- a CDS encoding dienelactone hydrolase family protein, whose translation MMRIEQSEVILLTPDGEMPAFLCTPVEFERMPAILLFMEAFGLTQHIRDVAIRIAKEGYVVLVPDLYYRELPNNKFGYDEVEQAMAMMWRLNFGKPMEEDIKAALGYLKSRMNLNPDRTGVTGFCLGGGLTFLTACKFSAEIAVAVPFYGMVLDEWIEAVENITVPVYLFFGGADLFIPRDRIHQIESRFQELGKEYTLKVYPDAEHGFFCHERSSYNRLAAEDSWYELKQFFRKHL comes from the coding sequence ATGATGCGAATTGAACAATCAGAGGTGATACTTCTTACACCTGATGGAGAGATGCCCGCCTTCTTGTGTACACCTGTTGAATTTGAGCGTATGCCCGCCATCCTCCTCTTCATGGAAGCTTTTGGCTTGACACAGCATATCCGAGATGTAGCAATCCGCATTGCAAAAGAAGGATATGTAGTTCTCGTGCCGGATTTATACTATCGTGAGCTACCAAATAACAAGTTTGGTTACGATGAGGTGGAGCAAGCTATGGCGATGATGTGGCGGCTCAACTTTGGCAAGCCTATGGAAGAGGATATTAAAGCAGCATTAGGTTACTTAAAATCGAGAATGAACCTGAACCCAGATAGAACTGGTGTCACTGGTTTTTGTTTGGGTGGTGGGTTAACTTTTTTGACTGCTTGTAAGTTTTCGGCTGAAATTGCGGTAGCAGTGCCCTTCTATGGGATGGTTTTAGATGAGTGGATCGAGGCAGTAGAAAACATTACGGTGCCTGTTTATTTATTCTTTGGGGGTGCCGATCTCTTTATTCCGCGCGATCGCATTCACCAGATCGAGTCACGGTTTCAGGAACTTGGTAAAGAATACACGTTGAAAGTTTATCCTGATGCTGAGCATGGATTTTTCTGCCACGAGCGTTCTTCTTACAATCGATTGGCAGCCGAAGACTCTTGGTACGAACTTAAGCAGTTCTTTCGTAAACATCTGTAG
- a CDS encoding GNAT family N-acetyltransferase → MSQLQIREDDLTGKKIADFLREHLEDMNEITPSESVHALDLEALRSPNITFWSAWEGDELLGCGALKELDSRSGEVKSMRTAKAHRGRGIAAKILEHIIKEAEQRAYKCLNLETGAFPEFAPARSLYLRYGFEYRDPFAEYTDDPNSVFMTKKL, encoded by the coding sequence ATGAGTCAATTGCAGATTCGAGAAGATGACCTGACGGGTAAAAAGATCGCTGACTTTCTCCGAGAGCATCTCGAAGATATGAATGAGATTACACCTTCTGAAAGCGTTCATGCTCTTGATTTAGAGGCTTTGCGATCACCCAATATTACTTTTTGGTCAGCTTGGGAGGGCGATGAGTTACTCGGATGCGGGGCACTGAAAGAACTAGATTCAAGAAGTGGTGAAGTCAAATCAATGCGTACCGCCAAAGCTCATCGCGGTAGGGGTATCGCCGCGAAAATTCTTGAACACATCATCAAAGAAGCCGAACAGCGTGCTTACAAGTGCCTGAATTTAGAAACAGGGGCTTTTCCTGAGTTTGCTCCGGCACGTTCCTTATACCTACGGTATGGGTTCGAGTACCGAGATCCCTTTGCTGAATACACTGATGACCCCAATAGCGTATTTATGACGAAGAAACTCTAG
- the nth gene encoding endonuclease III, translated as MSIVRKLASKKQRALEILIRLKRLYPEAPCTLNYATPVQLLVATILSAQCTDERVNQVTPELFRRFPDAVAIANADSAELEAIIRPTGFYRNKAKNIQAACRMLVQEYGGKVPARMEHLLKLPGVARKTANVVLAHAYDIHVGVTVDTHVKRLTYRLGLTKHTDPLHIERDLMRLLPQEEWENWSIRLIYHGRAICKARNPACDACVLADLCPSANLSSPPLQELPSALPTQTHAH; from the coding sequence GTGAGTATTGTTCGTAAATTGGCAAGTAAAAAGCAACGGGCGCTGGAAATTCTGATTCGTTTGAAGCGACTCTATCCAGAAGCCCCTTGCACGCTGAACTATGCAACGCCGGTACAACTTTTAGTCGCAACGATTCTCTCGGCGCAGTGTACTGATGAGCGCGTGAATCAAGTCACTCCAGAGTTGTTCCGGCGGTTTCCTGATGCAGTTGCGATCGCGAATGCAGATAGTGCTGAGTTAGAAGCGATTATTCGTCCAACAGGTTTCTATCGTAATAAGGCGAAAAATATTCAAGCGGCTTGTCGCATGTTGGTGCAAGAGTACGGTGGTAAAGTGCCAGCGCGGATGGAACACTTGTTAAAGTTACCAGGAGTCGCACGCAAAACTGCAAATGTTGTTCTAGCTCACGCTTATGATATCCACGTAGGAGTCACAGTAGATACTCATGTCAAGCGGTTAACTTATCGTTTGGGATTAACGAAACATACCGATCCGCTTCATATTGAACGCGACTTAATGCGCTTGTTGCCTCAAGAAGAATGGGAAAACTGGTCTATACGATTGATTTATCACGGTCGGGCTATTTGTAAAGCCAGAAATCCTGCCTGTGATGCTTGTGTGTTAGCTGACTTATGTCCATCCGCCAATCTTAGCAGTCCGCCGCTGCAGGAATTACCTTCAGCGCTGCCAACACAAACTCATGCTCATTAG